The Desulfobacterales bacterium genome contains the following window.
ATTTGAAAACTAAAGACCGTGTTATTGTAGCTTTCAGCGGTGTGATTCCTGATATTGATGGATTAGGTATTATCGCTGAAAAACTGACTTTGAATTGGGAACATCCATTATTATGGTGGACTAAATATCATCATTTATTATGTCATAACATAGGATTTGGAGTAATCATTTTTTTTATAGCATTGCTGTTTTCTAAAAGGATGTTTATAGCAATTTTGTCTTTTATCTCTTTTCATTTGCATTTATCAGGCGATATTATTGGCTCAAGAGGTCCTGATGGAGAAATCTGGACAATTCCTTATTTTCTTCCTTTTTCAGATAAATTTCATATCTCTTGGCAAGGACAGTGGGAACTCAATGCTTGGCAAAATATATTTATTACTATGGCGCTATTATTTGTTATGTTTTTTCTGGCATGGAAAAAAGGATTTTCACCTCTTGAAATCTTATCGAAATCAGCAGACCAAGTATTTGTTGAAACTTTAAGAAATCGTTTTGGAAGACCAGATAGTTGTATGTAGAGAGGCGGTCAATTACAAACTCTTATATAACCAAGTTCCAACAGCCTTGAGTGAGTTAATGGTCTGGTTAGCAAACGAATATGGGAGAAAAAATGAACCAAGATATAAGTATGATTTTTTATAGACTTCAATTTCTGAATCAGAAAGACATGTTAGGAAAAATGATTTCATTCACCGA
Protein-coding sequences here:
- a CDS encoding metal-dependent hydrolase, with product MNPITHFLVGWTVANTDNLKTKDRVIVAFSGVIPDIDGLGIIAEKLTLNWEHPLLWWTKYHHLLCHNIGFGVIIFFIALLFSKRMFIAILSFISFHLHLSGDIIGSRGPDGEIWTIPYFLPFSDKFHISWQGQWELNAWQNIFITMALLFVMFFLAWKKGFSPLEILSKSADQVFVETLRNRFGRPDSCM